Within Methanobrevibacter arboriphilus JCM 13429 = DSM 1125, the genomic segment CAGTAACTTTATATTTACCTCCTTTTAATCCACCAATGTTAAATACTGCAACTCCATAAGCATTAGTGTTTTTAATATATGTTTTCTTGTTAACTATAAGTTTAACAGATTTATAAGCTAAAGGATTACCTTGAGAATCTGTTAAAGTGACTCTAATAGAAGTTTTTTTACCTTGATTTATAGTAGGTGAAGATATACTAATTTTAGTATTTTTTTTAGTTGAAAAAAGACTTATAGAAATATTCTGATTATCAATTAAAAATTTATAATTAGTAAAACCATTGAAGACCCCACTATAAACAGTGAAATTATTATTAAATCTAGCATCAAATGAATTAATACAAGAATTATTTAAATAAACAAAACATTCAAAATAAGGCAATTTAAAAGGATCAAAACTACCATCATCAGTCAATTTAAAAATATATCTAAACTTAGCTATACCTTCATAAGCTACAGAAGTAGTGTTTATAACATTTGTAATAAAGTAATTATTTAATATAACACCATAATAAGCTGAAGGGGTGTTATTTCCCCACCAATTATAATCAGCTACAACTCCACCATTAGTAACATTCAGATCAAATAAACTATTATTAAATAATCTATTATAACTTATAGAAACATTAGTACAATTAACAATATATATTCCCTGAGTATTATTTATAATGTTAGAAGATATTATTGAAACATTTTCACATTCAATAAGATAAATAACTCCTTCATTAGTTAGAGAATTATTTGTAAAGTTACATTTGGATATATTAAAATTAGAAGCTCTTTCAACATAAATAGCACCACCAGGACCACTAGCACTATTACTACTAAAATTAGAATTAGTAATAATTATATTATTAAAATTCTCATTAAATGAAATAGCACCACCAGAACCACTAGCATTATTACCAATGAAACTAGAATTAACAATATTTAGAAAATTACCAATAGAATTAAAAAATATAGCACCACCAGAACCACTAGCATTATTACCAATAAATGTAGAATTAATGATTAAAATATCGCCCAAAATATAACCATCAAAACCAATAGCACCGCCAGGACCATTAGCATTGTTATTATTAAAAGTAGAGTTAGCTAAAATAACAGATCCTTGTATAACATAAAAGTAAATAGCACCACCTGGAGCATATAAAACATTGTTGTTATCAAAATTACAATCAACAATACTAACATTGCCATTTATAGTACTAAAATATATAGCACCACCCGGACCACCAGCAATATTACGATTAAAGGTAGAATTAGCTAAAATAACATCTCCATCAATATTACCAAAACTAATAGCACCACCAGGACTAGAAACACCATTATCATCAAAACTAGAGTCAATTATACTCACATTACCATGAATATTACCAAAACTAATAGCACCACCAGGACCACCAGCACTATTGCTATCAAAACTAGAATTAATAATTTTTAAATTACCAAAAATATCTCCTCCAACATAGATAGCACCACCAGGACCATCGGATAAAACTTTATTATTATCAAAACTGGAATTAGCAATATAAAGAGTACCATTAATTACATTAAAGTAAATAGCACCACCAGGATAACTAGCATTGTTATAATTAAAAATTGAATCAATAATACTTACAGAACCATTGATAAAACTAAAACTAATAGCACCACCTGGAGAATTAACAACATTATCAACAAAACTAGAATTAAATATAATTACAGAACCATTAATATTACCAAAGTATATAGCACCACCAGGACCAGAAACATTATTATTATTAAAACTAGATCCAAATATACTCACAGAACCATTAATCAAACTAAAACTAATAGCACCACCAACACCACTAGCAGAATTATCATCAAAGCTAGAATTAAATATAATTACAGGGCCATTAATATCATTAAAGTATATAGCACCACCAGGACCAGAAACATTATTATTATTAAAACTAGATCCAAATATACTCACAGAACCATTAATTAGACTAAAACTAATAGCACCACCAACACCACTAGCAGAATTATCATCAAAAGTTGAATTAACTATATTCATAGAACCATTGATATTACCACCAAAATAGATAGCACCACCAGGACCAGAAACATTATTATTATTAAAATTAGATCCAGATATACTCACAGAACCATTAATAAAACCAAAACAAATAGCACCACCAACACCACCAGCAGAATTATCATCAAAAGTAGAATTAATAATACTCACAGAACCATTAATCATGCTACCAAAGTATATAGCACCACCTGGACCAGAAACATTATTTTCAACAAAACTAGAATCAATAATACTCACAGAATTATTAATATTACCGAAGTAAATAGCACCACCATTACCAAAACCAGTGTTATTCATAAAAGTAGAGTTTACAATATTTACTGGGCCTTCAATCATATTACCAAAGTAGATAGCACCACCCGGACCAGAAACATTGTTACTGACAAAATCAGAATCAATAATAGACACAGAACCATTGATGCTATTCATAAAACAAATAGCACCACCAATACCAAAACTACTATGGTTACTAAATGAAGAATTAATAATAATTATACTACCATTAACTTCATTATTAAAGCAAATAGCACCACCCGGACCACTAGCATTGTTTCCTCTAAAAGTAGAATTTGTAATACGTAGATTACCATTAAATGTATTGTTAATGTATAATCCTCCTCCAAGAGCACCATAATTATTATAAAAATTAGAGTTAGCTATATTGATACCATTAACTTTTCCATCAAAATAGAAAACACCACCAAGACCAGTAGCATTGTTAGAATCAAAGGTTGAATTAATAATGTTTACATCATCAACATTGCCAAAAATCGCTATAGCACCACCATAATCACTAATAGAATTACCTATATTATAAACAGCACTATTATTTGTAAAAATACAATTTTCCAAGGTTAAACTACCTTGACTATAAATAGAACCACCAACATCAGATTTACAATTTCTAATTGTAAGATTAATTAATGTTAACGAATTTCCACTAGTTATATTGAAAATTCTTGAAATTCCACTACCATCAATAATCGTACTTTGTTTATCTTTACCAACAATTGTAATATTCTTATTTATTAAAATATTAGTATTATTAACTCCACTGTATATTCCATTATCTAAAAATAAAGTACCATTATTATCTAAATTATCAACTGCATTTTTAATCCCACCCTCAGAAGTTGAATTATCAATATTTATAGGATTTGCTCCAGTGACTGAACTAAAAGAAACAAAAACTAAAAATATTAATAAAAAAACCATAAACAATAGATTAAAACACTTAAAATTTTTATTAATCACGTTATAAATTCCCCCGTTATTTATAATGGATAAATGAATAATAATTCATAAAAATGGTTACATTAAAAAAAAGATTAAGCTAAAAAATTAGACTAAATAAACTATTAACTAACAATTAAAATAGATTAAATAACAATTAAACTATTAACTAACAATTAAACTAAAAAATATTTTTAATACTCAAATATATTTACTCAATATATTATTAGTAATTTAGATATACCAAATAGTTATATTGAAATAAAATACCAATATAATTTTAAGATTATGTTTATATGTAACCAAATTATTTATCCCATATATAGATTCTATAAAGTATAATATAAATATTACTAATTTAATCAAATTAAAACTTGTTATAATTATGGCTTTGTAGAAATCCTTATTTTTTACACTTGAAATTTTTAATTTGTGAAATTAAATTGTTAAAATAAATTCTTTAATTTCAAAATAAAAGATTTTTAATCATAATCATTTTTTATAATTATATTGATATTAAAAGGATTTCTACAAAGCCATAATTATAATGAAAAAATATAAAAAATAATAAAGTAAAAACAGAAAAAATATTAAAAATAATAAAGTAATAAAAATAATAAAATAAATTAATAATAATTAATAAAAATTAATAAAAATTACTAAGAAAATAATAAAAAGGTATTAATTAAAATCTTTAATCAAATCATTTAAAACCTTTTCAAAATCATCAGTAATAAGATTCCAATCATTATTTTTAACAAAATCCCGACCAGAATTAGCTATTCTATCATAATCTCCATTATCAATAATAGAACTAGCACAAGCAAGAACCTCAATAGCAGAATTAACATATTCAATACCATGAGACTCTCCAAACTCCTTAAAAATACCAGGAAGTTTTGTAGCTATAACCACCTTTCTCATAGCTAAGTATTCATATAATTTAATCGGAACAATATCCTGCATAATTTCCTCATCAATATAAGCAGGAAGAAGACAAAAATCAGCTAAAGATAAAAATTCAGGAATACGAGTATAAGGTTGCTTACCAGTTAAAATCAACTGACTTGAAAGATCATAATCATCTTTAATTCTAACAATATCATCATAAGCATCACCATCACCAACAATAACAATCTTAAAATTAGAATAATCCTCTCTTTTCTTACCTAACTCAATAGCTAACTCCTTCATACCAGCAAAATCATAAATCCAACCCATAAAGAAAAGAACAATATCATTTTTATTAATACCTAATTCTTTTCTTATATTTGAATCATCTAAATCAGGATTATAAGATTCAAAATCAATTCCTGCATCAATTACAACAGTTTCATCCTTTTTTGCACCTAAATCAATAGCTAAACTCTTAAGTTGTTCATTTATTGTAATTACAAGATCTGAATTAGATATAGCTTTCTTATTAATCATACGACCAAATGACTGAAAAGCCTTTTCTGGAATTAAAGTGTATAAAACATCAATTAAATAATAAACAAAAGGAATATTTTCACTTTTAGCTATTTTTGAAGCTATATAAGCATTCATAAGTCCAAGAGCAATAATAACATCTGGTTTAAATTCTTTTATTTGTTTTTTAATCTCATTTCTATGAGAATTAGCTAAAGACAAATAGCTAAAAACTGGGAGTTTAATAAAACTAGGACGAATGACTTGAATATTTGCATTATCATCTACCTTAGACACATTATAAAACGTTTTTTTAGGATAAACAAGTCCTTTATCATTATCATTTGGCCAATCAATGGGATAATCAATTACACGAATTTCATGGCCTCTTACAGCCATTCTATCCATAAGATGATGTTGTTGGTGAGGGTTTCTCTCTAACCAGTCTGATTCTTGAATAACTAAAATTTTCATAATATCAAAAAATCTAAGATCAATTAAAATAGAAAAATAATAAATTATATACTATAAAATCATAATTATAACCCTATAAAATTATAAACAATAAATCTACAAAATATAAAATTATAATCAATAAAACTAATAATTATAAGATTACAAAATATAAAACTGCCAAGTATAAGATTACAAAATATAAAACTACCAAGTATAAGATTGTAAAATATAAAACTACCAAGTATAAGATCATAAAATATAAAGCTACCGATTATAAGATTATAAAATATAAAATTATAAGCTGTAAAAATATAAAATTAAAATTATAAAACTATAAACAGTTTTAAAACTTAATAATTTCCTTAGGATCTAAATTAGTAGCCATAGTCCAAAAATGAGCTTTACCAGTGGCAATTCTAAATATTATTAACTCATCACCTTCAGCTGTTAAACCAAATTCTTTTAAAAAAGGTCTATCTTCTAAACAAAGCTTTTTCATTTCAATATCCTCTATAAATTCTGCTTCACCTTCAACACGAAGCATTGTTCCATTTCCATCATCTGGTTTAAAAAATGCCAATTCAATTTTAGGATTCTCTTTAATTTCCCCAACTAAATCTTTAATAATAGCTGATTGAAAGTAAAAACCAGTTTCATCAGCATACCACATACCCATAGCCCTAACATGAGGTTGATCATCTTTTGAAGTAGCTAACCAAGCTACAGGGTTTTCATTTGCAAAATCAATACAATCTTTAAAATCCATACTTAAACCTCCATAAAAAAATTATAAAATTAAAAACAATGAAAGAAAAAAGCTAAAAAATGAAATAAATTAATGAAAAGCTAAAAATAAAACTTAGCTAATTAATAATCAAATTCTGCACTTTCTTCAATATTATCCCAATTATCAGCAAACCAATTATGTGTATATTTTAATCCTTCATCAAAAGAAACAGAAGGCTCATAATCTAAAATATCCTTAGCCTTATCAATTGAAGATAATAACTTATTTTTAGCATCCCAATCTCTTCTTGCTCTGTAAGCTATGCCTTCTTTGTTTCCAGTTAAAGCATTCACTTTATTTGCCATATCAATAACCTGATGATCTTTACCAGAACCTAAATTAATAGCTTCACCAATAGCTTCTTCTTCAATACCCATAGCTAAAAGACCATTAACAATATCCCCAACAAAAGTCCAATCTCTTGTTTCACTGCCATCACCAGTAATAGGAAGAGCTTGATTTGTCATAGACCAATAAAAAAAGTTAGGAATCACATTTCTATACTTACCTGGAACTTCACCAGGGCCAAAAACATTAAAAAATCTTGCATTTACAATAGGCATTTTATACAAGTTGTTGAAATAATTAGTGTAAAGTTCTCCAAGAAGTTTAGTAACTTGATAAGGAGTGTGTAAAGAAATAGAAATATCAGGTTCCTCAAAAGGCATTTTAGAATCAAGTCCATAAACACCACAACCAGAAGAAGAGTAAACAAAGCGTTCAACACCAGTTAATTGTGCATGTTGAAGTACTTTAAGAATACCAATCCCATTAACCATTAAATCATGCTCAGGATTATCAACACTATTTTGATTAGCAAAATGAGCAGCTAAATGAAAAACATGAGACGGTCTTTGTTTAAAAACTCTTTTTAAGATAGCTTCATCAAGAATATCTCCTTTAATAAATTCAATATTATCATCTTTAGGTATATTCCATTCATAAGCAGAAGATAAATTATCAAGAATAATAACTTTCTTTGCACCTAAATTAGCTAACTTTTCAGATAAATTACTACCAACACACCCAGCTCCACCAGTTACAAGAACTGTTTTCTCTTGATATTCATTAAAATTATTTTTTTCACTCATTTAAATCATCGATGATTAATTAAACTTAATATTTATTAAAAATTCTTTATCAAAAATATAATATTAATATCAAAAATATATTTATCAATATTAAAAATATACTATCAATAATGTATTTATAAAAATATTTATAAAAAATATTTATTAAAATATTTATTAAAAGTATATATATTAAATATATCTATTAAAACTTATCATTTTCTTGCTTTGCCTACCTTTCTTGCAATCACAAGTTCACCAACAGCTATCAAACCAACAAAAAATTTTTCAAGACCACCAGTCGCCCATATTGCTTCTCCAAAAGTAGCATTGCGAATATTTCTCTCATAATCCTCAGCCTTAACACGTTTTCCAGTAGTTCTACGACTAATAATAGCTGAAGCTTCCATTAACTCTTCCCAAGTAACACCTTTAAGTTCTTGCTGCATAGCTTCATAAAGTTTATAGACTTTAACATCATAAAGAGAGGATAAAGTATCAATAATATCAAAAGACCTGATTACTCCAGTAACAATTTCATCCTTGTTAAGAACTGGCATACTAATTAATTTATGATTAGAAGTTTCAATAACAGCTAATCTAGAAGGATCATTTTCATAAATATAAATAATCTCTTCTTTAGGATGCATAATATCAGAAGCAGTTTTTTTACCTTCTCTTAAACCACGAGTAACATCTAATGAAGTTATCCAACCAATTAGCTTCATATCAGGACTAACAACAGGACTAGTAAACCTTCTTGACTCTTCCATTTTTATAGAAACATTTTCTACAGTATCCTCAGATGATACATAGATAAAATCTTTATCCATCATTTCTTTTGCTTTCATAAAATCCCTTCAAAATATAAATTTAATAAGTTTATTTATTTAATGATTAGTTTGTTTCTGAATCAGTATTATTTTCTAAGTCTTCTGACTTTTCTAAATCTTTTAATTCTTCTGAACTTTCTGATTTTTCTAAATCTTTCAAAGATAAAGCATTAACTGGACATTTACTAGAACAAACATTACACCTAATACATTTATCATCATCTAATACAACTTCATCCCCATCTAACCTAATAGCATCAACAGGACATGATTCTTCACACAGATAGCATTGAACACAAGCATCTTGATCAATACAAAGAGATTTAGTAACAATAACAGGCCCTAAAGTCCTATCAAGAGTTATAGCATCAGTATTACACAAATTAACACAAGAACCACATCCAACACAAAGCTCTTTATCAATGTATGGATATTCTTTATCCTCTAAATAAGGATAGGATGTATCATCAGCTGCTTCAATTATTGATTTTTCTTTAATAGTAATAGCTTTTGTAGGACAGAACTTAACACAATCACCACAATCATCACATTTAGTTCTATCAATATTAATGTCCTTCATTCTAAGAACACGATGTGGAACCTTAACTTCTTTCAATGAATACTCCACATCACCATCATCACTTTCTTTATTAATAGCTGATTTAGTTTCCATTACATAAATACAAGAAACAGGACAAGTTTGTGCACAAATCTCACATTTAACGCAGTTATTTTCAACCCTAGATTTTTTAACAGCACTAGAAGGAGAAATAGCATCAACAGGACACTCTTCAACACAAAGGTCACATCTAACACAACGTGGAGAAATAGTTATAAGCTTATCATATCCATCATAAGCACCAATATCAACTTCAAAATCATCGATATCATCGTCCAAATCTACTGATTTAAGAACAACTTCTCTTTGAAGATCCTCCATTTGTTTTTTAAGTTTTATTTCCATAAATCTTCCTCTAAAATCATAAAGATATATAAATATCAAAAAGATCATTCTATAAAAAAATATTATTTTGATATTTTAAGAAACATCAAAGGTTATTATTATAAAAGATAAAAATATTTTTATTAATTCTAATATATATTATTATCTTCTTAATCCCCATAGTTAAAATTTCACTTAATATGTTATATTCATTATATTTTACGCTTTATATTTTAAGATTTAATATAAAACAATGATTGAATAATTAAAATAATAGATTAATTATTAAAGATAATATTATACAATAATAATTGAATAATTAAAAATAATTTTTAATAATAGTTTAATAATTAATAAAAATATCTAATAATAAATGATCATTAAAAATAATGATTAATAATAGCTAACAATAATTTAATAACTTATAATTAATAGTAATAATTAATATCAATAGCTAATAATAATTAATAATAATTTAATAATAATTACTACATATCAATACTTTTCTCAAAATCTTCCAGTTGAGCTTTATTTGGAAGGCCAACGGTGCAAATATTCTCAACACATTTAGAAGCTACCCAATTTCCAATCAAACAAGATTTATGAAGAGAATAACCCTTTAAAAAAGAATATAAAAATCCCGCATTAAAAGAATCTCCAGCAGCCGTAGTATCAACTACATCAGTTTTAAAAACTGGAACTTCAACTTCTTCATTTTGATTGTTAATAGCAAAGACACTTTTTTCTCCCCTTTTAACAACAATAGTTTCAATTCCATCATTAACAACAATACGGGCAATGTCTTTAAATGATAAAGAATTATCAACATCTGTTGATTCATTATAAGAACCTTTCAATCCATTAATTTCTAAATAATAATCTTTAAATAATAATTTAAGTTCATTTTCATTTATAAGAAGAATATTAGTTCTATTTAATAATTTTTTGAGCTCTTTAATATCTTTTTTAGCATAGAACATTCCAGGATCTAAACTTAAAACAACAGAATCAGGAATATAATCCAAAAGTTCCAACTGAGTATTAAATGAGTTTCCAAAAAAAGAAGAGTAATGTATTATTTTAGTATTTTTAATATTCTCAATATTAATCTCATCTATAGTTATTTCATCATTAACTCCAGAATCAACATACAATGCTCTTTGACCATTTTCATCAATGAAACCCATAACTTTTCCAGAATTACCTTTTTCAGATTCAATCAGATTATTAACAAAAACACCCTCAGATATGAGGTTCCATTCAATCATTTCTCCTTCTTCATCATCAGCTATTTTACCAATATAGGATGTAGAAACTCCTAAACGAGAAAGTCCCATTATAGTATTAGCTGCAGAACCTCCAGGATTTGAATCAGAATCCTTAATATAGCTTTCTTCATCATGACAAGCAATATCATTTACATAATACATCTTATCAAGATTCAAAGCCCCAAAACCAATTACCTCAACAGGAATATTATTATCTAAAATACTCATAATTTACTCCTTAATATCTAATATATAATCATTTAATAACAGAACCATTTAGTAAAAAATCATTTAGTAATATATTAATAATAGAATCATTTAGTAAAGAATTATTTAATAATATAATCATATTTAGATCAAAATATTTATATTTAAAAAATATCCAATAGATTTAAATTATATTCACCAAGACTACCATTAAAATTACCAGCAGAAATTTTAACAATATCATCAGAATAATCACTATCTAAAACAGCTTCAATAGACTTTTTCATAGCTAATTTCGCAACATCCATATCGATTCCATTAATAACAATTTCAGGAATATAATTAACACTATCTGGAACTTTAGAAATATTTCCAATATCTTTCTTTAATGAAGGACAATATGGATGATTAGTAGTAGGTCCAATCCAAGGATAATTTGTTTCAACTTTAGAAGCTGCAGAACAAATTCCAAAAGGAGCTATAGCACCTTCAACTTCCATAATAGCATCAATAGCTAATTTACCAGCTTCGAGAACTGCTTCTTTACTTTTACACATATACCAAAAATTAGCTCCCATTATACCCTCACCATAGTAAAGTTCATTTTCTATTTGAAAATCAGGAACAGCTATTGGAACATTTATCATTTCACGACCATAATTATTTTCAATCCATTCATAGCCATCCCCACAATGGCCTACTTGTTTCATCATATTAATAGAATCAATTTTATTAGATACATTAGTATAATTAAACATTCGAGTAAATGGTTTAACTAAAACGTCTTGACGAATCCTATAAGATAATTCAACTTCATATTTCTCCATATCATCAAGCCCAAACCAGTACTGAACAATAGCACCTATACGACCATCAGGAGTCTTATTTCCATCAATAAAGCTTTCAACTCCACCTTCAATTCTTCCAATAACAGCTCCTGGAGTTGAAGTTGAATCATACGCGGCTTGTTTTAAAGTTTCTTCATCTTCTGCAGTAATTAATGCTCTAATATACTTTCCAGAAAAGCATTCTGCAAAAGTATCATCAATTAAACTTTTATCTATCATAAAACACCTTCATTAATTGCATATAGAGTTATTAAACCATGTTAAATTGTTAGATTATTATTAATTATTATTAGCTATTGATATTAATTATTACTATTAATTATATTAATTAAAATATTAATTATTTTATAAATTAATATAATATAATAAATAATAGCTAGAAATAATAGCAATTAAAATATTAAATATATGACTAATCATTAAAGTATTGAATCATATTACTAGATTAATTATAATATTAATATAAACTTATAATTAATATAAACTTTATTAATTTTATATATTATTAAAATAATAAATAAATTATCAATATACTATAATTATAAATTATTAAATTACCCTAAAGAACCAATACTTTTCCCTCGAATCTTTTTTCTCATTTTAATACTTTCAGATATAAGCTCATCAATATTTTCCTCATTAACCAGCTCAATAACTGGTAAATCATTATTTTTAAATAATTCATTGAATTCTTCAATAAGAGTAAAATTAATTCTAAAACTTTCAAAAGCACGTTTAATATCCATATTAAAAGATTTAGCAAATTCTAAAACATAATCTTTATTAAACTTACTATGAAGATCTATTAAAAGAGAAGTTACAATCGTATTATCAGAGATTATAGCTATATCAGATTCACGTATAGCTACCTCATTACCATTGAAAGAAACAGCAATTCCACCATTTTCCTTTGCAAATCTTAAAGGTTCAACATCAGTATGACTATCCCCTACATACATAATACTAGCTTCATCAACATTAAGCTTTGATAAAATATCTTCAAGAGCAAGCTGCTTTCCAATTCCACCAACACATTTAATATCTTTAATTAAAGAATAAACATTCATTTTAGGAATTTCTTCAAAAAAAATCTTATTTAAAGAATCAATACTTAAAACTCCACTTTCAGACTCTTTTTTAGCTATATCAACAATAATATCTTTAAATTCAATCAACTTTTCTTTTTCATCAACAGACAACTCATAATTATCTAAATTATCTAAATGTGTATAGTAAGTATTTTCAAAGGGAAAATCAAGATAATCTGAAATAGCTTCAATATACTGACCATAGCTAGTACTTACTATATATGAATCCATAGTATTTTTAGCTAAATTAAGAGTATTTGGTGCATTATCAACTAAAAAAATATTATTCTTAGAAAAGTTAACAATATTTTCATTAGTCACATTAAAAGCTTTGAAAAAAGGCACAATAAGCTTAAGGGTGCTTCCAGAATTATAATTCTTTTTTTTAATAATATCCACTAAATAATCATCAAATAAACTAATAATCCTAAAAAATTCATCTCCTTCTGGAATAAACTCTTTTGCAATCTCATAAGCATTATCATTTAAGGATAATGGCCCTTCACAATCGGTTACAAATAATCTTTTCATTAAAATTCCTCCATAAAATGAAAATCTACTAACAGTATTAAAAATTCTAAAAACGATTAAAAAATAAAAGGATTAGTACTTATAAATAGAAATAGTACTAAAAATAAAGATAAAATAGAATATTTAATAAAATACAAGTATTTAGTAAGATAAAAATATTTAGTAAGATACAAGTATTTAAT encodes:
- a CDS encoding carbohydrate kinase family protein, translated to MSILDNNIPVEVIGFGALNLDKMYYVNDIACHDEESYIKDSDSNPGGSAANTIMGLSRLGVSTSYIGKIADDEEGEMIEWNLISEGVFVNNLIESEKGNSGKVMGFIDENGQRALYVDSGVNDEITIDEINIENIKNTKIIHYSSFFGNSFNTQLELLDYIPDSVVLSLDPGMFYAKKDIKELKKLLNRTNILLINENELKLLFKDYYLEINGLKGSYNESTDVDNSLSFKDIARIVVNDGIETIVVKRGEKSVFAINNQNEEVEVPVFKTDVVDTTAAGDSFNAGFLYSFLKGYSLHKSCLIGNWVASKCVENICTVGLPNKAQLEDFEKSIDM
- a CDS encoding formylmethanofuran--tetrahydromethanopterin N-formyltransferase, whose amino-acid sequence is MDKSLIDDTFAECFSGKYIRALITAEDEETLKQAAYDSTSTPGAVIGRIEGGVESFIDGNKTPDGRIGAIVQYWFGLDDMEKYEVELSYRIRQDVLVKPFTRMFNYTNVSNKIDSINMMKQVGHCGDGYEWIENNYGREMINVPIAVPDFQIENELYYGEGIMGANFWYMCKSKEAVLEAGKLAIDAIMEVEGAIAPFGICSAASKVETNYPWIGPTTNHPYCPSLKKDIGNISKVPDSVNYIPEIVINGIDMDVAKLAMKKSIEAVLDSDYSDDIVKISAGNFNGSLGEYNLNLLDIF